One Enterococcus silesiacus genomic window carries:
- a CDS encoding DNA primase: protein MLNFIKLEPGKKKPDQQNLDDFYTDIKKLSDAAVRLDDSTVVIDFDEYPEIGKAMVKKYPTFWVETKRGIHLYYKRPIQINGHKILLRNWTKKNTVIGALVDYKTGNKSTVTIKQNGKLRKIHGSFEMWNDLPPLPIELFPVRLKSSLTGMGEGSRNSSLYSQLLTTREMYELDYDTLIKMGETINELVFSDPIPNSDVISVVNSVNEKEILQNLVLNPSDMIATSEALAKELEVKFFNGSLFHRENNYWINDKNKLLRKIDKRIKLLPNKWKQLVDLFPVKGELIEVYDFPIQFKNDYMLDGADIIPMATKEFTPFFLNAEYNPDAYDEHVDKFLDFLSSEKKDLRNIIEDMLGHVLMTQGFPHKVFFLVGSSGANGKSTFLEMLNSFIGDLGLNLALEQFNDQTSVMELEGKLVNVGDDIDAGYMEKSMNFKTLASGNTIMVRPIYSKPYKLKNKATLIFTANEMPTFKDKSGGIARRIVIIPCDNKVKKADPKIDEKLSSDNAKSYLLNIALNSMQRIMNNGGRLSTSETVDKITDEYFVESDSILGFIHQDGIDENMTTKGVYDEYLKYCEEAGTKPYSQTKFTQRLKSTGFEKKERRMMGKKYYYYKLIDKK, encoded by the coding sequence GTGCTTAATTTCATAAAACTTGAACCAGGGAAAAAGAAACCTGATCAACAAAATTTAGATGATTTTTATACAGATATAAAAAAGTTAAGTGATGCAGCAGTACGATTAGATGACAGTACAGTTGTAATTGATTTCGATGAATATCCAGAAATCGGTAAAGCGATGGTGAAGAAATATCCAACGTTCTGGGTTGAAACTAAACGAGGAATTCATCTGTACTACAAACGGCCGATCCAAATTAATGGCCACAAAATTCTTTTAAGAAACTGGACCAAGAAAAATACTGTCATCGGTGCGCTTGTTGATTATAAAACAGGGAACAAATCCACTGTCACAATTAAACAAAATGGAAAGCTTAGAAAGATACACGGTTCTTTTGAAATGTGGAATGATCTTCCGCCGCTTCCAATCGAATTATTTCCAGTTCGATTAAAGTCTTCTTTGACTGGAATGGGCGAAGGTAGTCGGAACAGCTCTTTATACAGTCAGCTATTGACTACTAGGGAAATGTACGAGCTAGACTATGACACGTTAATAAAGATGGGGGAAACGATCAACGAGTTAGTTTTCTCTGATCCGATCCCAAATAGTGATGTTATCTCAGTAGTGAATTCTGTAAATGAAAAAGAGATCCTTCAAAATTTAGTTCTCAACCCAAGCGATATGATCGCTACTAGTGAAGCCTTAGCCAAAGAGTTAGAAGTAAAATTTTTCAACGGATCTCTCTTTCATAGGGAAAATAATTACTGGATAAATGATAAAAATAAATTATTGCGAAAAATAGATAAGCGAATAAAATTGCTACCGAATAAATGGAAGCAGCTGGTTGATCTATTTCCTGTAAAAGGGGAATTGATTGAAGTATACGATTTTCCCATTCAGTTTAAAAATGATTATATGTTGGATGGTGCCGATATTATTCCGATGGCTACAAAAGAATTCACACCATTTTTCTTAAATGCTGAATACAATCCGGATGCTTATGATGAACATGTTGATAAATTCCTAGACTTTTTAAGCAGTGAGAAAAAGGATCTCAGAAATATCATTGAAGATATGCTTGGCCATGTACTTATGACTCAAGGCTTTCCTCATAAAGTATTTTTCCTAGTCGGATCATCTGGCGCAAACGGAAAATCAACATTTTTGGAAATGCTAAATTCATTCATCGGGGATTTAGGGTTGAATCTTGCCTTAGAGCAGTTCAACGATCAAACCTCTGTCATGGAGCTGGAAGGAAAGCTTGTCAATGTCGGTGATGATATCGATGCTGGATATATGGAAAAATCAATGAACTTTAAAACTTTAGCTTCAGGAAATACGATTATGGTTCGTCCAATCTATTCAAAACCTTATAAATTAAAAAATAAGGCGACGCTTATTTTTACAGCTAACGAAATGCCAACATTCAAAGATAAATCTGGAGGGATAGCAAGACGTATTGTGATCATTCCTTGTGATAATAAAGTAAAAAAAGCCGATCCAAAGATTGACGAGAAACTTTCTTCAGATAATGCAAAATCTTATCTATTAAATATCGCATTAAATTCTATGCAACGGATAATGAATAACGGCGGCCGCCTCTCCACTTCCGAAACAGTCGACAAGATCACAGATGAGTACTTTGTAGAAAGTGATTCTATTCTTGGATTTATTCATCAAGATGGAATTGATGAAAATATGACAACTAAAGGTGTATACGATGAATATTTAAAATATTGTGAAGAAGCTGGAACTAAGCCTTATTCTCAAACTAAATTTACTCAACGCCTTAAATCTACTGGTTTTGAGAAAAAAGAACGACGAATGATGGGGAAAAAATACTACTATTACAAATTAATTGATAAAAAATAG
- a CDS encoding adenine methyltransferase, translating to MNIQKMNLSDLKPADYNPRVDLKPGMPEYEKLKKSIEEFGFIDPPIFNKQTGHLVGGHQRVSVAKDLGISSIEVSVIDISLEKEKQLNIALNKISGQWDENKLAMLLKTFKDYEVELSGFDPSEATDLIDRFEYNMEIEKQIEEDAFDVDYAIKEIKKNGPVAKYGDIWQLGSHRLMCGDATIISDIDQLMDGESADLVVTDPPYNVAVQSENEELSGSGRESILNDDMSDEEFKSFLHGVFAGYNHLMSDHSAIYVFHASSTQREFENAMNDNNILVRSQCIWVKNSASNGWSQYKWQHEPVFYAYKKKYAPFWQGNRKQSTIWRDDLLEDLPSTIWECSRGNVNAYVHPTQKPLSLLAIPIRNSSKIGNLVVDLFGGSGSTLMCAHELDRRCYTLELDPTFCDVIIKRFEESTGTKAMKIN from the coding sequence ATGAACATACAAAAAATGAATTTATCCGATCTTAAACCTGCGGATTACAATCCGAGAGTAGATTTAAAACCGGGCATGCCAGAATATGAAAAATTAAAAAAATCGATTGAAGAGTTTGGATTTATTGATCCGCCGATATTTAATAAACAGACAGGTCATCTTGTTGGTGGTCATCAGCGTGTTTCTGTGGCCAAAGACTTGGGTATTTCTTCTATTGAAGTGTCTGTGATCGATATTTCATTAGAAAAAGAAAAACAACTGAATATTGCTTTAAATAAAATCTCAGGACAGTGGGATGAAAATAAACTTGCTATGCTGTTAAAGACATTCAAGGATTATGAGGTTGAGCTATCGGGTTTTGATCCATCTGAAGCGACAGATTTAATTGATCGATTTGAATATAATATGGAAATCGAAAAACAGATTGAAGAAGACGCCTTCGATGTTGATTATGCTATTAAAGAAATAAAGAAAAATGGTCCGGTAGCAAAGTATGGTGATATCTGGCAGTTGGGTTCCCATCGATTAATGTGTGGTGATGCCACTATTATTTCAGATATTGATCAATTAATGGATGGAGAATCTGCGGATCTAGTTGTCACTGATCCACCATATAATGTTGCAGTACAATCTGAAAATGAAGAATTGTCTGGTTCTGGACGAGAATCAATACTGAATGATGATATGAGTGATGAAGAGTTTAAATCGTTTCTTCATGGTGTTTTTGCTGGTTACAATCATTTGATGTCAGATCATTCAGCTATTTATGTTTTCCATGCATCCAGTACTCAACGAGAATTTGAAAATGCAATGAATGATAATAATATTCTAGTTCGTTCACAATGCATCTGGGTTAAAAACTCTGCGTCTAATGGTTGGAGCCAGTACAAATGGCAGCATGAACCAGTGTTTTATGCTTATAAAAAGAAATACGCCCCTTTTTGGCAAGGTAATCGTAAACAGTCAACAATTTGGCGTGATGACTTGCTAGAAGATCTGCCATCTACTATATGGGAGTGTAGCCGTGGTAATGTGAATGCTTATGTTCATCCTACACAAAAACCGTTATCTCTATTAGCTATTCCTATAAGAAATAGTTCAAAAATAGGTAACTTAGTTGTGGATCTATTCGGCGGATCTGGTTCTACTCTTATGTGTGCTCATGAATTAGATCGTCGCTGTTACACATTAGAGCTTGATCCTACTTTTTGCGATGTGATCATAAAACGATTTGAAGAATCAACGGGTACCAAAGCAATGAAAATTAATTAG
- a CDS encoding small subunit of terminase, producing the protein MARQRDPKRDQALEIFIEHNGEVTNRKVASLLSVPEKTISAWKSRDKWSAVLQNNDCSTAKEKCSTTNKGGAPRGNQNAKGNKGNQHASPPEGNKNAVKTGEYEKLYFDLLSEDEKSVYLMNFTSDQRLEQDIRELSLRKYRMMKRITSAEDNLNESEMILLHELRDRKRYIESNGKKIKITEPELIITEKREKISPKIDNILRLEDALTRISNQLAKSLKLKNELELSEKKKALIEAQARIASLKADELELEIVPQANPTNDNDEVPDDIDDEIAKLEQELGIDHNG; encoded by the coding sequence ATGGCTAGACAGCGAGATCCAAAACGCGACCAAGCGTTGGAAATATTTATAGAACATAACGGAGAGGTGACTAATAGAAAAGTTGCCTCTCTTTTAAGTGTTCCTGAAAAAACTATTTCAGCGTGGAAGTCTCGTGATAAATGGAGTGCAGTACTGCAAAATAATGATTGTAGTACTGCAAAAGAAAAGTGTAGTACTACGAATAAAGGTGGCGCACCTCGGGGGAATCAAAATGCTAAAGGAAATAAGGGCAATCAACATGCATCACCTCCAGAAGGTAATAAAAATGCTGTTAAGACTGGAGAGTATGAAAAATTATATTTTGACCTATTATCCGAAGATGAAAAGTCTGTATATTTGATGAACTTCACATCAGACCAACGTCTGGAACAAGATATCAGAGAACTCTCATTAAGAAAATATCGAATGATGAAGCGTATTACGTCAGCTGAAGATAATTTAAATGAATCTGAAATGATTCTCCTTCATGAATTACGAGATCGTAAGAGATATATTGAATCAAATGGTAAAAAAATAAAGATTACTGAACCTGAATTAATTATTACCGAAAAAAGGGAAAAAATTTCTCCGAAAATTGATAATATTTTAAGGCTAGAAGATGCACTAACTAGAATCAGTAATCAATTAGCAAAATCGCTTAAATTAAAAAATGAATTAGAGCTATCGGAAAAGAAAAAAGCACTTATTGAAGCACAAGCCAGAATTGCATCCTTAAAAGCTGATGAACTTGAGCTGGAAATTGTACCTCAGGCTAATCCTACTAATGATAACGATGAGGTGCCAGATGACATTGATGATGAGATTGCTAAATTAGAACAAGAGTTAGGGATTGATCATAATGGATAA